From the Solea solea chromosome 7, fSolSol10.1, whole genome shotgun sequence genome, the window AGTGACAATTATTGTGCCTGAACTATGCTAAAtaatcatgttttatgtttatcaTTTTCAGGGAAGTGGAATGATCCTTTCTATGTTGAACACGCCTTTCAGGAGTAGCACGATTCTTATATTGATATCAGGTGGGGAGGAAAATTGACTTGCCAAATTTTGGCATTAAGTGGAAAATGGATTTTCCACAAACAGTGCGTGCGTGTCTACAGTAAACAATTCCGCAAAGGCTGTTCGTCACTGAGACACGGGGTAGCTGGACCATGGAcgtacaattaaaaacaaaaacgcaCAACCTGGAAACAACTGTAATAGTCTGAAGTGAAGTGGGAGAGGTCAGCTTGCCCCTTGGTGTCAGGCATCTGTGGAGTAAACACAAGGTAATAGAGCCGGGGGAAGGGTATGCGCATGTGTGTATGCGTGAGTTTGCATGAAtgtctgcgtgcgtgtgtgtgtggagggggcaGGGGTGTACTTGATGCATCTGTGGGCGTAAACATCACCTGGACATTTCCAGCACACCGAGATGGGGCGGTATAAAGGCACACAGGTGCTGGTGAACAGGTACAAGAGGAGGACACGACAGAACTGTTTCtatcacacagagacaacaacaaGAGACAAGAGAAGTCGGAGCAGAGCACGGCCTTTCGTGACCCTTTGGATGTGCATCAAAGCACCTTCCCTTTGCATCCCAGAGGTGAGTTGCTGGAGAGAAAGTTCAATTAATATTTTAGATGTGAGGGTGAATCTCAGTGTATGTAGTTTTGATACTGTGTATTTCATGggaaataggattttttttttatctttaatattTTACCCCACAGCAGCAAACCTTTGTCCTAAGGAAATGCATGGatcagatgaatggatgaaaaaaaaaattcctttaAATCAGAAGTACTGTTGAATCTCTGTTCCAGATAGAATTGTGTAAGAGGCACTGAGCACTTTAAAGTTCTAAATAATTAAAGTTTTTCATCTGAAAGGATTAGAAAATACGTGGatcagatggatggatgttgagccttattaaaaaaataaataaaatgtttgctaCAAATGAGGCACTGAGTTTCACAGGAGATTTATTCCactattttctttcctttaaatCAGAAGTACTGTTGAATCTCTGTTCCAGGTAGAATTATGTAAGCGGCATTGAGCACTTTAAAGTTCTAAATAACTAAAGAAACTTTTCATTCCTGCTTATATTTGAATAAGCCTAAAATAGGAGTAGGTTTTAATGGGTATTAATGCAACAGACGCAACGTTGTTATTAACTGCAACTAACTACGTCACAAATGGACTTTTTTTCCACCCTAAGGGAAAAAAGATTTATCTCGATGTTCCACAGCTGGGCTGGAACAAAAAAattgctgaaaataaaaatcagtctgcaaaaaaaaaagaaaaagatggcAGTTAATTAGAAGCTGTAAATCTAATGCCAGTAAGGACGATCTAAAACCTAAAGCACAATATTGGAACGACAGGAAATCAAAGGAAAATGCTCCATATCATCAAGCAATGACTTGCGATAATGGTACATTCAGAGGGCCTGTGTAAAATGACACTGGAACATCAATCTAAACCTTAGGAAAAATCCCAGAAAaggcagaaaattgaaaaaaataatcccaGAATCATAAAGCAGTGATTGCCAGTCACTGCTTGATGTATTACAGTGAAACTGTTTTAACCAAAGAGAAGGAATGTCTTGACTCAGAGCCACAAAAACGAAACACTCCTACACTCAAAGCACTGGATGCACTTGAGGAATTTCTGGTTTTGTCCAATTGTTAAAGTAGCTGTTttctaatgaaaaacaataacttGCAGTCGCTGTCGATAATTTACAGTCACATTTCTGACAATTAAAAGACACCATTTGTCCAAATAATAACTCTTAAAGTAAGAAAAACTTGCTGACCTATTAGACCTAATGATGAAGCGTGGGGCGACTGGGTTTTGTCTTCCAAAAAGGATCAAAGCGCGCCCAATGAGCTAATGACTGTGATTATCATCTTTGTTTTGGCAAAAATGACGATATGCGAGCTCTGAGAGcccaaggaaaaaaacatgagctCACTGCACTGATCGTTTTGTCCTATTTCACACTCTCTAACAAGCACGCCATGATCCTAATGGGTAGTTTGCATGACTTGGCAAGAACAGAGGCCATGCTTATTTGGAAACCTTAGCGCAGCCAATACTGCCAGTTTAACCATCCATCAACTCCAGACTTATAATGAAGGCAAAGATTGCTATGTCTGTGAGTACAGCAGGCCCTTTTGGCCGAAGTTGccgaaaaacattttaatgcaaCATTTGCATTTGCTCCTACACGGACCAATATATCCTGGGTTATTACAGGGCTCAGAACATTTGATACAGTATACAAAACCATGTCACCATGGAGTAAAGAACACAACACGGAAGACAAAGAATGTACATACAGAAGTTGGACAGGTGCTCAGTATCGGACTGATTGTGAggtttttcctgtttctttcttAAGTATGCCGCAGAATTTCACGGAGAAGGTTTCATCTTGATTTCAGAGTCATTTCATGGTTTCTCTGTGTCAAATCTAACTGCAGAGCTTTTATATCATAGTCGTCGTCTCAGGCACAATGTGCACCTGCATATCATTCTTTTCTTCATCTCCATTTCCGCACCCgccaaagaaaatgtcatgtcattgtgacattttacaaTATGATTGTAATGAATTATAGTATTTGGTTATGATTGACAGTTTAAAAGGGCCTGGGTTTCCCTGTCTGTGTAAAAGTAGAGACTGTATTTCAAAGCTGGATCCCCAGCAATAGTATTACACATATtcatgaagatattttttttcatgaagaCTTTGTGCAGATTGTTATTAATTTTCATAAATTATATGAATACTGAGTTTTCTTTATCAGATTTGCATTCACTTCCCTGTAGCCTTCACGTTTTCTCATCCCCACATTGGAACGCTATTTTCTTTAGAAAACGTGGTCATCACAAATGCTTTGGGCTCACTTTCTACCATGTACTGACACTGACTGTCTTGCCCTATTGTCTTCTAGGTTGTGTGCTTGTAGAAAATGATTGGATCCTTGAACAAACGTATGCAGGATATTCTGGCAGAGCGAAGAAGCCAGAGGACCAGACTGGTCACTAAAGATGGCCGCTGCAATATTGAATATGGAAACATCAAGTACAGTAATCACTTTGCCTTCCTGGCTGACTTTTGGACCACCTTTGTGGAAATCAGGTGGcgatttgttctttttttcttcattgccTCATTTACACTCAGCTGGTTCATCTTTGGCCTGCTGTGGTACTGGATTGCTCGCAGTAATGGAGACCTAACATGGCAAAACCCAGCGGAGGACCACATGCCATGTATCGACAATGTCGTCGGCCTCACCACTGCATTCCTTTACTCTCTCGAAACCCAGACAACGATTGGGTATGGTGGACGAGCACTCACCCCTCTCTGCCCGGGCGCTGTGGCCCTTCTCATCATCCAGTCCCTCGCTGGAGCCATTATCAACTGCTTCATGTGTGGAGTCATCCTGTCCAAAATCTCTTCGCCCAAAAAGCGGGCAAAGACCATCACATTCAGTGACATGGCTGTCATCAGCCCCAAAAAAGGTGCCCTTTGCCTGTCAATCAGAGTGGCCAACCTACGCAAGACCCTGATGATAGGAAGCCAACTCTACGGCAAACTGCTGAGAACGACCACCACACCAGATGGCGAGACAATCATTATGGACCAAGTCAACATTGAATTCATGGTGGACGCTGGGAAGGACAATCTCTTCTTTGTGTGTCCTCTCACAATCTACCACATCATTGACAAGGGCAGCCCTTTTTTCGAGATGGCAGTGGACACACTCCATAAGCACGAGTTCGAGCTGGTCGTCTTCCTCGACGGCATCGCCGAGTCCACCAGCTCCTCCTGCCAAGTGCGGACCTCCTTTATTCCACAGGAGATCATGTGGGGCTTCAACTTCTTGCCCATCATTTCCAGGACCAAGGAGGGCAGGTACAGAGTGGATTTCTCCAACTTCTCCAAGTTGGTGCCTGTTGCCACTGCACACTGTCCCTATTGCTTCCACAATATCAAGGGTCATCATCACCACTCCTTAAGTGGGCATGACAACCAAGGATTTGAGGTGATTGATATCAATGATCCCCCAAATGTCACCAAGTTGTGAAATGGTAAAGAATTAGGAAAACAGACTTTGAGTCGAAAGACTTAGTCTTCAAGACTCTAAAGAACCTAATGGTAAACAATGCATTGTGTAGCATTTATACGTGAAACAAAGACGATgtacttttttaaaattttcattTGATTGTGTTTAACAGAGATAAGAAATCTGTCTGTGGGTCAGGACAGTTATTGTTTGGAATTTGTATGTGAAACCACACCTTCCACTGTCTGCTGACCAAAAAAACCTGTTTCCAAAACAGAGATCAGGTCATTCCAGATAGTGAAGACTTTCAGAGTACACTTGAGCTCTTGCTGTAAATGAAGATGAGCCATCTTAATTTATCTTTAACCTTGGACAAATGGTTTACCAGGTGCGGACAGGCAGAAGGAGACAATGCACATGTATTTAAAGTCTTGTAATTACTTGAAAGACTATTGTTGGGTCCAGTAGTAATTCAGTTATTCAGACTACTGTAGGTCACGCACAAATAGACACTTGGAATTGAACCATAAGGGTACTGTACGCTTTAACCTTAGCACTGAGGGATAAGGGACTGGTGTTTTCAAATACCGGTAAAAAATTGCTGCGTACAACACTGACTGTATCTGAGTCAATGTTCTTTGTTTGTAAAGATGTTTTTTGTATGTAATATCAGGGGGAAAATACACAGACATAAAGGCTATTTTTGCATTGAAACACGTGTGCTGTGTTATTATCTGCAAATGTGATTGTGGTAAGAacttttttatcttgttttattattatttattaacaactgatcaaaaaggtcaaaggaaCCCAATGACAGGTGTCAGCCCACATCATAGCTTTTAATCTATAAACAAAGCAAAGTTGTGGCAGCAAACAGGGATAAACACACAGTGGAGGGCTGGTGTCCATGAGATAAACGCTGTTGCTTGTGGGCCCTTATTTTGCCCTCTTATTCTGAACATGAAACCAGAATTCTCCATTTATGGTTAAATAGGAGCACCGACTGTATGCTACCCTGACGCCTCTACAGGTTTGTCATCATGGACCTCCCACAATAACCTTTGTAATGAACTGTACATCGTGGTTGATGTAACAAATGATAGCAGACAATCTCAGGATACAAGATAATGGATATTGTGCAAAATTAGTAAGCagcacaatgatgatgatgatgatacatgCTTGAGGGGCATATTTTAatataatcaaatcaaaaaacaaGCCCACAACTGCCTTATGATGGCTACTCCCTGTACCTGTGATAAATATCTTTGTCCTCATGGTTGTAAATGGAAACTAAGACTATGGATGCCATTTGACACAGTTATGGTATACTTTCCAGCTGTCATCagaaataaatactgtatattacatcTTTCAAGGATCATCTTGATGAGTTGCTTAATTATGAACTGTAAATAGGTCactgtaaaaagaagaagaagccgttatgaatgtaaaataaaatgtcaataaaatgcatattaaaaaattacaaaatattcAATGGATTATGTTTTTTGGAATGAATGCAAACTTTGAGTCTCGTGATTGCCGTCTTGAAGTTAGAGATTCTTGTGTGTAGGTTTTTCAACTTTGTGTTTGACACCCTGATGAAGTCACAGACAAACAGTCATAAAATGAGAGGTAAAaatttattttgtcacattttcctATACAAAAGCCCTTTTCCAAAAGGTATTCATACATTTCAGgaatgacaacaataataataataataatataataatacattggtTAATTGTAAAATTACACACAGCctcgcacacattcacac encodes:
- the kcnj1a.1 gene encoding ATP-sensitive inward rectifier potassium channel 1a.1, coding for MIGSLNKRMQDILAERRSQRTRLVTKDGRCNIEYGNIKYSNHFAFLADFWTTFVEIRWRFVLFFFIASFTLSWFIFGLLWYWIARSNGDLTWQNPAEDHMPCIDNVVGLTTAFLYSLETQTTIGYGGRALTPLCPGAVALLIIQSLAGAIINCFMCGVILSKISSPKKRAKTITFSDMAVISPKKGALCLSIRVANLRKTLMIGSQLYGKLLRTTTTPDGETIIMDQVNIEFMVDAGKDNLFFVCPLTIYHIIDKGSPFFEMAVDTLHKHEFELVVFLDGIAESTSSSCQVRTSFIPQEIMWGFNFLPIISRTKEGRYRVDFSNFSKLVPVATAHCPYCFHNIKGHHHHSLSGHDNQGFEVIDINDPPNVTKL